The following coding sequences lie in one Haladaptatus sp. DJG-WS-42 genomic window:
- a CDS encoding site-specific DNA-methyltransferase, whose product MQTDHAIYASDAREMAHVDEGVVDLVVTSPPYPMIAMWDGLFSSLDSTVESHLDSGEGDDAFDAMHDALAPVWDELKRVLRPGGIACINIGDATRSIGGEFQLFPNHVAVIDEMRERGFSVLPDILWRKPSNRLTKFMGSGMLPSNAYATLEHEYILVFRNGGTREFDPGCAERYESAFFWEERNEWFSDLWTDIQGTGQSLDGANRERSAAYPLEIPLRLIHMYSVYGDTVLDPFWGTGTTTLAAMVAGRSSVGYELDDTLIEQFDDRVENAPELARERIENRLDSHRDFATARAATGESLDYDAAHYDFSVVTKQERNILLYDIDEIEPREDGYLVRHESHTE is encoded by the coding sequence ATGCAGACCGACCACGCCATCTACGCGTCGGACGCCCGCGAGATGGCACACGTAGACGAGGGTGTAGTCGACCTCGTCGTCACCTCTCCGCCCTATCCGATGATAGCGATGTGGGACGGCCTGTTTTCGTCGCTCGATTCGACGGTCGAATCCCACCTCGACTCGGGCGAGGGTGACGACGCCTTCGACGCTATGCACGACGCTCTCGCCCCGGTCTGGGACGAACTCAAGCGCGTCCTCCGCCCCGGTGGCATCGCCTGCATCAATATTGGCGACGCCACCCGCTCGATTGGCGGCGAGTTTCAGCTCTTTCCGAACCACGTCGCCGTCATCGATGAAATGCGCGAGCGCGGCTTTTCGGTCCTCCCCGACATCCTCTGGCGAAAACCCTCAAATCGGCTGACGAAGTTCATGGGGTCGGGGATGCTTCCGTCGAACGCCTACGCGACGCTCGAACACGAGTACATCCTCGTGTTTCGAAACGGCGGCACCCGCGAGTTCGACCCCGGCTGTGCAGAACGCTACGAGAGCGCCTTCTTCTGGGAAGAACGAAACGAGTGGTTCTCAGACCTCTGGACGGACATCCAAGGAACCGGGCAGTCGCTGGATGGGGCGAATCGAGAGCGGTCTGCGGCCTACCCACTCGAAATCCCGCTTCGCCTCATTCACATGTATTCGGTGTACGGCGACACCGTCCTCGACCCGTTCTGGGGAACCGGAACGACCACCCTCGCGGCGATGGTCGCGGGGCGAAGCTCGGTAGGCTACGAACTCGACGACACCCTTATCGAGCAATTCGACGACCGCGTCGAGAACGCGCCCGAACTCGCCCGCGAACGAATTGAAAACCGGCTCGACTCACACCGCGACTTTGCCACCGCACGAGCTGCGACGGGCGAATCGCTCGACTACGACGCTGCCCATTACGACTTCTCCGTGGTCACCAAACAAGAGCGCAACATCTTGCTCTACGACATCGACGAGATCGAACCCCGCGAAGACGGCTATCTCGTCCGCCACGAGAGCCACACTGAGTGA
- the trpA gene encoding tryptophan synthase subunit alpha yields the protein MNAISDAFREGPALIPYITAGDPDAESTKEQVRALARGGADIIELGLPFSEPIADGPTIQNAIQRSLDAGMTPRKYLDLVADLDVDVPLVCMTYYNLIYQYGNEPVRAFVEAAADAGISGLIVPDLPVEESDDLRAACDEFGLDLIFIVAPTTKGERLDRVMEQVSGFVYVQARLGTTGAQADVSTQTHDSLGRLANYDVPKAVGFGVSEGHHAREIVAAGADGVVAGSVFVDLIASGEDVASNLEQKARELAEGARTGFTQRVPRPERT from the coding sequence ATGAACGCCATCAGTGACGCCTTCCGTGAAGGCCCCGCGCTGATTCCGTACATCACGGCTGGCGACCCGGACGCAGAAAGCACTAAAGAACAGGTTCGCGCCCTCGCTCGGGGTGGGGCGGACATCATCGAACTCGGCCTCCCGTTCTCGGAACCGATTGCGGACGGGCCGACGATACAGAACGCCATCCAGCGGTCGCTCGACGCGGGCATGACTCCCCGAAAATACCTCGATTTGGTGGCCGACCTCGATGTGGACGTGCCGCTCGTCTGCATGACCTACTACAACCTCATCTACCAGTACGGCAACGAACCCGTGCGGGCGTTCGTCGAAGCCGCGGCGGACGCCGGGATTTCGGGACTCATCGTCCCCGACCTCCCGGTCGAGGAGTCTGACGACCTCAGGGCGGCCTGCGACGAGTTCGGCCTTGACCTCATCTTCATCGTCGCGCCGACGACGAAAGGTGAGCGCCTAGACCGCGTGATGGAGCAGGTTTCGGGGTTCGTCTACGTCCAAGCCCGTCTCGGGACGACCGGGGCGCAGGCCGACGTGAGCACCCAGACCCACGACAGCCTCGGTCGGTTGGCGAACTACGACGTGCCGAAAGCCGTTGGCTTCGGCGTGAGCGAGGGCCACCACGCCCGCGAAATCGTCGCGGCGGGAGCGGACGGCGTCGTCGCCGGGAGTGTCTTCGTTGACCTGATTGCTTCCGGCGAGGATGTGGCGTCGAATTTAGAACAGAAAGCGAGAGAACTGGCAGAAGGCGCACGGACAGGATTCACACAACGTGTGCCGCGACCGGAACGCACATAA
- a CDS encoding 3-dehydroquinate synthase II, whose amino-acid sequence MTRSVWLKADDTVGDWEARRKRITAGLEAGVDWVLVDSEDVSKVRELGQVNVAAFANGDVHVMDAEPDAVEDLPDVTIVGKEGEGDGTVDLPADFSGSADLSTLRRSDERAHGAYVRILDKEYEAFAEAAAHDADYTIVIGEDWTIIPLENLIARIGEETELIAGVQTAQEAKTAFETLELGADAVLLDTDDPDEIRRTVDVRDESERESLDLQWATVTAIEQTGSADRVCVDTGSLFEHDEGMLVGSMSRGLFFVHAETAESPYVASRPFRVNAGAVHAYVRTPDGGTKYLAELKSGDEVQVVDTAGHTREAIVGRAKIEKRPMFRVEAETQTGDRIETLLQNAETIKVATSEGRKAVTDLAVGDEVKIYYEDTARHFGEAVEESIIEK is encoded by the coding sequence ATGACACGCTCCGTATGGCTCAAAGCCGACGACACCGTCGGCGACTGGGAGGCGCGACGAAAACGAATCACTGCTGGGCTCGAAGCCGGTGTTGACTGGGTACTCGTCGATAGCGAGGACGTTTCGAAAGTACGCGAACTCGGTCAGGTGAACGTCGCGGCGTTCGCAAACGGTGATGTCCACGTCATGGACGCAGAACCCGACGCGGTCGAAGACCTCCCCGACGTGACCATCGTCGGGAAAGAAGGCGAAGGCGACGGGACGGTTGACCTCCCCGCTGATTTCTCCGGCTCTGCTGACCTCTCTACCCTCCGCCGGAGCGACGAGCGCGCCCACGGTGCGTACGTCCGCATTCTCGACAAAGAGTACGAAGCGTTCGCGGAAGCCGCCGCCCACGACGCAGACTACACCATTGTCATCGGCGAAGACTGGACCATCATCCCGCTCGAAAACCTTATCGCCCGCATCGGCGAGGAGACCGAACTCATCGCGGGCGTCCAGACCGCCCAAGAGGCGAAAACCGCCTTCGAGACCCTCGAACTCGGCGCGGATGCGGTGTTGCTCGACACCGACGACCCGGACGAGATTCGCCGCACGGTCGATGTGCGCGACGAATCAGAGCGCGAATCGCTCGACTTGCAGTGGGCGACCGTCACCGCAATCGAACAGACCGGCTCTGCAGACCGCGTCTGTGTCGATACGGGGTCACTGTTCGAACACGACGAAGGAATGCTCGTTGGCAGTATGAGCCGTGGGCTGTTTTTCGTCCACGCAGAGACTGCAGAGTCGCCGTACGTTGCCTCCCGGCCGTTCCGCGTGAACGCCGGTGCGGTCCACGCCTACGTTCGGACGCCAGACGGCGGCACGAAGTACCTCGCCGAACTCAAAAGCGGCGACGAGGTGCAGGTCGTCGATACGGCAGGTCACACCCGTGAGGCCATCGTCGGGCGGGCGAAAATCGAGAAGCGTCCGATGTTCCGGGTCGAAGCCGAAACGCAAACCGGCGACCGCATCGAAACCCTCCTCCAGAATGCAGAGACCATCAAGGTCGCCACCTCTGAGGGCCGCAAGGCGGTCACCGACCTCGCGGTTGGCGATGAGGTGAAAATCTACTACGAAGACACGGCTCGCCACTTCGGGGAAGCCGTCGAAGAAAGCATCATCGAGAAGTAA
- a CDS encoding type I 3-dehydroquinate dehydratase → MNFDEFVLAASTATLSDEPDARSVADAVEYRMDLATDPLSALRDYDGELPLIVTNRVYWEGGEAKDDAARLDALCEAAEHDAVCAVDIELKAIEDGDGERVVAAAREADTTAIVSMHDFETTPPIAELRHLLKTASDHGDVAKLACTATSLDDVLDVLFATRTFDANGHAVATMAMGEVGRHSRVVAPLYGSRIGYAPLRSEDATAPGQYDLETMRTLINKLDSTD, encoded by the coding sequence ATGAATTTCGACGAGTTCGTCCTCGCCGCGAGTACGGCGACGCTCAGCGACGAACCCGACGCCCGCTCCGTGGCCGACGCCGTCGAATATCGGATGGATCTCGCCACAGACCCCCTCTCTGCGCTCCGCGACTATGACGGCGAGTTGCCACTCATCGTGACCAATCGCGTCTACTGGGAAGGCGGCGAGGCCAAAGACGACGCAGCCCGACTCGACGCCCTCTGTGAAGCAGCCGAACACGACGCCGTCTGCGCGGTTGACATCGAACTCAAGGCCATCGAAGACGGAGACGGCGAGCGCGTCGTTGCGGCCGCCCGTGAGGCAGACACGACCGCGATCGTCTCGATGCACGATTTCGAGACAACGCCACCCATTGCCGAGCTTCGTCACTTGCTCAAAACCGCGAGCGACCACGGCGACGTAGCGAAACTCGCGTGTACGGCAACCTCGCTCGACGACGTCCTCGACGTGCTGTTCGCCACCCGGACGTTCGACGCGAACGGCCACGCCGTGGCGACGATGGCGATGGGCGAGGTGGGCAGACATTCTCGGGTGGTCGCACCGCTCTACGGGTCGCGGATTGGCTACGCGCCACTTCGGTCGGAAGACGCGACTGCACCCGGGCAGTACGACCTCGAAACGATGCGCACACTCATCAACAAACTCGACAGTACTGACTAA
- the yjjX gene encoding inosine/xanthosine triphosphatase, with product MRVGVGSQNPVKVRATERAVGDVLSTTVEAVAVESGVGEQPYGLDETITGAENRARAVLDTGDYELGVGIEGGVAPIEGDLYLVMWAAVTDGEIVGKGAGPSLVLPDAIATRIEEGEELGPVMDDVLDMTNVAKKQGAAGALTAGVVDREDALTHAVAGALGPFVSSLY from the coding sequence ATGCGAGTGGGCGTCGGCAGTCAGAATCCAGTCAAAGTTCGGGCGACAGAACGCGCCGTGGGCGACGTACTCTCTACGACCGTCGAGGCCGTCGCCGTCGAGTCAGGCGTGGGCGAACAGCCCTATGGCCTCGACGAAACCATCACAGGGGCCGAAAATCGGGCGCGTGCCGTGCTCGACACCGGCGATTACGAGCTCGGCGTCGGCATCGAGGGTGGGGTTGCACCCATCGAGGGCGACCTGTACCTCGTCATGTGGGCGGCCGTTACCGACGGCGAAATCGTGGGAAAAGGCGCAGGCCCGAGCCTCGTGTTGCCAGACGCTATCGCCACACGCATTGAGGAAGGCGAAGAACTCGGGCCGGTCATGGACGACGTACTCGACATGACCAACGTCGCGAAAAAACAGGGCGCTGCGGGCGCGCTGACGGCGGGCGTCGTTGACCGTGAGGACGCACTGACCCACGCCGTGGCCGGGGCACTCGGCCCCTTCGTTTCGTCGCTCTACTAG
- a CDS encoding zinc ribbon domain-containing protein: MGQTSRKRPWLAALLAFVYPGLGHVYIREWLRALLWFGLMIATASFVIPEQAVQTADLSIAALSRASEQLSLEAAFTVLFITALSMIDAYRLAATKNQAVKAVVEGTRCPACGRDVDPELNFCHWCTTELPPTLSDDVN; encoded by the coding sequence ATGGGGCAAACCTCGCGTAAGCGCCCGTGGCTTGCGGCGCTGTTGGCGTTCGTCTATCCCGGCCTTGGTCACGTCTACATCCGTGAATGGCTGAGAGCACTGCTCTGGTTCGGGTTGATGATTGCAACGGCGTCGTTCGTCATTCCAGAACAGGCCGTCCAGACGGCGGACCTCTCGATTGCTGCGCTCAGCCGCGCGAGCGAACAGCTGTCGCTCGAGGCCGCGTTTACGGTACTGTTCATCACGGCGCTCAGCATGATAGACGCCTATCGCCTCGCAGCGACGAAAAATCAGGCCGTCAAAGCCGTCGTCGAGGGGACGCGGTGTCCGGCGTGTGGTCGAGACGTTGACCCCGAACTCAACTTCTGTCACTGGTGTACGACGGAACTGCCGCCCACGTTGAGCGACGACGTGAACTGA
- the trpB gene encoding tryptophan synthase subunit beta has translation MSDSPAKFGDYGGQYVPEVLMPAIEELTDAYERYVLENEDGFMDDFRARLRDFGGRPTPLQHAEQLSERYDTEVYLKREDLVHGGAHKLNNALGQVLLAKYMGKARIVAETGAGQHGTATAMAAAHLGMDCEVYMGRRDITRQRPNVFRMRINGSKVNPVDVGRGTLKEAINETMRDWATNVEDTHYVIGSVVGPHPFPRMVRDFQSVISEEARAQIREKTGGLPDSVVACAGGGSNTMGAFHNFVPDEDVALYAVEAGGSSLDVDEEKGVAPNSASLSTGSVGVLHGARTRLLQSRDGQILESHSISSGLDYAGVGPELAYLVDTGRVTPVTVPDDAALEAFHRFSQEEGIIPALETAHAIAYLETADDLGESVIVNISGRGDKDLESVLEETAKRDLVNAPEMGVFE, from the coding sequence ATGAGCGACTCACCTGCGAAATTCGGCGACTACGGCGGCCAGTACGTCCCGGAAGTGCTGATGCCCGCCATCGAGGAACTGACCGACGCGTACGAACGCTACGTGCTCGAAAACGAAGACGGTTTCATGGACGACTTTCGCGCTCGCCTGCGTGACTTCGGGGGTCGGCCCACGCCGCTCCAGCACGCAGAACAGCTGAGCGAGCGCTACGACACCGAGGTGTACCTCAAGCGCGAAGACCTCGTCCACGGTGGCGCACACAAGCTGAACAACGCGCTCGGGCAGGTGTTGCTCGCCAAGTACATGGGCAAAGCGCGTATCGTCGCCGAAACTGGCGCAGGCCAACACGGAACGGCGACGGCGATGGCCGCGGCCCACCTCGGCATGGACTGTGAGGTGTACATGGGCCGTCGGGACATCACCCGACAGCGCCCGAACGTGTTCCGCATGCGCATCAACGGCTCGAAAGTGAACCCCGTAGACGTGGGTCGGGGCACGCTTAAAGAGGCCATCAACGAGACGATGCGCGACTGGGCGACCAACGTCGAAGACACCCACTACGTCATCGGCTCCGTGGTCGGCCCGCATCCCTTCCCGCGAATGGTGCGCGACTTCCAGTCGGTCATCAGCGAGGAAGCCCGCGCACAGATTCGAGAGAAAACCGGTGGCCTGCCCGACAGCGTCGTCGCCTGTGCAGGCGGCGGGTCGAACACCATGGGCGCGTTCCACAACTTCGTCCCCGACGAAGACGTGGCGCTGTACGCCGTCGAAGCCGGAGGCTCCAGCCTCGACGTAGACGAAGAGAAGGGCGTTGCGCCAAACTCCGCCTCGCTTTCGACGGGGTCGGTCGGCGTGCTCCACGGCGCGCGCACCCGTCTGCTCCAGTCGCGAGACGGCCAGATTCTCGAATCGCACAGCATCAGTTCGGGCCTCGACTACGCCGGTGTTGGGCCGGAACTCGCCTATCTCGTCGATACGGGCCGCGTGACGCCGGTGACGGTGCCAGACGACGCCGCACTCGAAGCGTTCCACCGCTTCTCACAGGAAGAGGGCATCATTCCGGCGCTCGAAACGGCGCACGCGATTGCCTACCTCGAAACGGCCGACGACCTCGGTGAGTCGGTCATCGTGAACATCTCTGGGCGGGGCGACAAGGACTTAGAGTCCGTGCTGGAGGAGACGGCAAAGCGTGACCTTGTGAACGCGCCGGAGATGGGGGTGTTCGAATGA
- a CDS encoding transcription initiation factor IIB, with protein sequence MREHTRTRTRANQEESEKEQESGSKLDCPECGSGKVVADSTHGETVCQDCGLVVDEDEIDRGPEWRAFDAREKDKKSRVGAPTTNTMHDKGLSTNIDWRDKDAYGKSLGSRQRAKMQRLRKWNERFRTRDSKERNLKQALGEIDRMASALGLPNNVRETASVIYRRALTEDLLPGRSIEGVATSAVYAAARQASMPRSLDEIAEVSRVEKSEIARTYRYVVRELGLEVRPADPESYVPRFASSLDLSEEAEHRARQLLRNAKEQGVHSGKSPVGLAAAAVYAAALLTNEKTTQAAVSEVADISEVTIRNRYHELLEAEQDVPMA encoded by the coding sequence ATGAGAGAACACACTCGAACACGAACCCGAGCAAACCAAGAAGAGAGCGAGAAAGAACAGGAATCGGGCAGTAAACTCGACTGCCCAGAATGTGGCTCCGGCAAGGTCGTCGCCGACTCTACCCACGGCGAAACGGTCTGTCAGGACTGTGGCCTCGTCGTCGACGAAGACGAAATCGACCGCGGCCCGGAATGGCGTGCATTCGACGCCCGCGAGAAGGATAAAAAATCGCGTGTTGGCGCACCGACGACCAACACCATGCACGACAAGGGACTGTCAACGAACATCGACTGGCGCGACAAGGACGCATACGGCAAGTCGCTGGGCAGCCGCCAGCGCGCGAAGATGCAGCGGCTTCGCAAGTGGAACGAACGCTTCCGCACCCGCGACAGCAAGGAACGCAACCTGAAACAGGCGCTCGGCGAAATCGACCGCATGGCCTCCGCACTCGGCCTCCCGAACAACGTTCGTGAGACCGCCTCGGTCATCTACCGCCGCGCACTCACCGAAGACCTGCTTCCCGGCCGCTCCATCGAGGGCGTCGCCACCTCCGCCGTCTACGCCGCCGCCCGCCAAGCGAGCATGCCCCGCAGTCTCGACGAGATTGCAGAGGTCTCCCGCGTTGAAAAGAGCGAAATCGCGCGCACCTACCGCTACGTCGTGCGCGAACTCGGCCTCGAAGTGCGTCCCGCTGACCCAGAGAGCTACGTCCCGCGCTTTGCCTCCTCGCTCGACCTTTCTGAGGAAGCAGAACACCGCGCCCGCCAGCTCCTTCGCAACGCGAAAGAACAGGGCGTCCACAGCGGCAAATCGCCGGTCGGCCTCGCCGCTGCCGCCGTCTACGCCGCTGCACTGCTCACCAACGAGAAGACAACGCAAGCCGCCGTGAGCGAAGTCGCAGACATCAGCGAAGTCACCATCCGCAACCGCTACCACGAACTGCTCGAAGCCGAGCAGGACGTACCGATGGCGTAA
- a CDS encoding ester cyclase yields MAATTAVEANQTLVRRLYEEFINGNDHDVLWEIYASDVVIHSAPGAEDLTGHDAIDQYVRGVNEAFPDMTATIASMVAADDLVAARITYTATHEGEYMGIPATGETATWDGTVFFRIAGGKIAEAWPMIDTLGLMQQLGVTELPSE; encoded by the coding sequence ATGGCAGCGACAACAGCGGTGGAGGCAAACCAGACACTCGTTCGGAGACTCTACGAGGAGTTCATCAACGGAAACGATCATGACGTCCTCTGGGAGATTTACGCGAGCGATGTCGTTATTCACAGCGCTCCTGGCGCCGAGGATCTGACTGGCCACGACGCCATCGATCAGTACGTTCGGGGAGTGAACGAGGCGTTCCCTGACATGACGGCGACCATCGCCTCGATGGTCGCAGCGGACGATTTGGTGGCCGCGCGAATCACCTATACCGCCACACACGAGGGTGAATACATGGGCATCCCCGCTACGGGGGAGACGGCAACTTGGGATGGAACGGTTTTCTTCCGTATTGCGGGTGGAAAGATCGCGGAAGCATGGCCGATGATCGACACACTCGGGTTGATGCAACAGCTCGGCGTTACCGAGCTGCCCAGCGAATAA
- the trpC gene encoding indole-3-glycerol phosphate synthase, with product MVVQDEVAPEVAAILASARERDGATERVSVEPRSLESAFSTAEDAGRVPLITEVKPTSPTTDGVRADDPAQLAREMVAGGAAAISVLTEPDHFGGSLENLRAVREAVDVPVLRKDFILREEQLDAVESDVILLIVRFVDDLETLLTAARDRGFQVLVEVHTAAELDEALDAGATIIGINNRDLTSLSVDLGTFESLAPKVPDDVLLIAESGVSTPDDVSRMRAAGADGLLIGTAIMDGDVTENTRLLSQL from the coding sequence ATGGTAGTTCAAGACGAGGTTGCCCCCGAAGTGGCCGCCATTCTCGCCTCCGCCCGAGAGCGAGATGGGGCCACCGAACGGGTATCCGTCGAACCACGGTCGCTCGAATCGGCGTTTTCTACAGCCGAGGACGCCGGTCGTGTCCCACTCATCACGGAGGTGAAACCGACGAGTCCGACGACCGATGGCGTGCGCGCAGACGACCCCGCACAGCTCGCCCGCGAGATGGTCGCTGGCGGGGCGGCCGCCATCTCGGTGCTCACCGAACCCGACCACTTCGGCGGGTCGCTCGAAAATCTCCGTGCCGTCCGTGAGGCGGTGGACGTGCCGGTGCTCCGTAAGGACTTCATCCTCCGCGAGGAGCAACTTGACGCCGTCGAATCGGACGTTATCTTGCTCATCGTCCGATTCGTCGATGACTTGGAAACCTTGCTCACTGCCGCCCGCGACCGTGGCTTTCAGGTGCTCGTTGAGGTCCACACCGCAGCGGAACTGGACGAAGCCCTCGACGCGGGTGCGACCATCATCGGCATCAACAACCGCGACCTGACCTCGCTCAGCGTCGACCTCGGCACGTTCGAGAGTTTGGCTCCAAAGGTTCCAGACGACGTGTTGCTCATCGCAGAGAGCGGGGTTTCGACGCCAGACGACGTGTCGCGGATGCGCGCCGCCGGGGCGGATGGTCTGCTCATCGGAACCGCAATCATGGACGGCGACGTGACGGAAAATACGCGACTTCTCTCACAGCTATGA
- a CDS encoding 2-amino-3,7-dideoxy-D-threo-hept-6-ulosonate synthase yields MNIGKAARLERIGTRGRYVIVPMDHGITLGAVQGLKDIEATIESVTRGGADCVLTQKGIAPRVHGNKNGKGYIVHLNASTTIGPDSNDKRMTGTVEDAIRAGADAVSVHVNVGSDHEPKQMEDLARVTSEADRLGIPVLAMTYARGPGIDEHDAEALGHAARFGEELGADIIKTAYSGDPESFRHVTESTRLPVVIAGGSRGTDLETIQMVRGAMDAGAAGVSMGRSIFQHENPEAIARAVTDVVHNDAPADKALERAGLAVKA; encoded by the coding sequence ATGAATATCGGAAAAGCAGCTCGGCTCGAACGCATCGGTACACGGGGTCGATACGTCATCGTCCCGATGGACCACGGCATTACACTTGGGGCGGTACAAGGCCTCAAAGACATCGAAGCGACGATTGAATCGGTAACACGCGGTGGCGCAGATTGCGTGCTCACCCAGAAGGGGATTGCACCTCGCGTCCACGGAAACAAAAACGGCAAAGGCTACATCGTTCATCTCAACGCTTCTACGACAATTGGACCGGATTCTAACGACAAACGCATGACGGGCACCGTAGAGGACGCCATTCGTGCGGGTGCAGACGCCGTGAGCGTCCACGTCAACGTCGGCTCCGACCACGAGCCAAAGCAGATGGAAGACTTAGCCCGCGTCACCTCCGAGGCAGACCGCCTCGGCATCCCCGTCCTTGCGATGACCTACGCCCGCGGCCCTGGCATCGACGAACACGACGCAGAAGCCCTCGGTCATGCCGCCCGCTTCGGTGAAGAACTCGGTGCGGACATCATCAAAACCGCGTACTCTGGCGACCCAGAGAGCTTCCGACACGTCACCGAATCGACCCGCCTCCCAGTCGTCATCGCTGGTGGCTCACGCGGCACAGACTTAGAGACCATCCAGATGGTTCGCGGCGCGATGGACGCCGGGGCAGCAGGTGTCTCGATGGGCCGGTCTATCTTCCAGCACGAGAACCCAGAAGCAATCGCCCGCGCGGTCACCGACGTCGTCCACAACGACGCCCCCGCAGACAAAGCGCTCGAACGCGCTGGCCTCGCCGTCAAAGCCTGA